The genomic segment AACTCGAAGAATTCCTGACACCCGCTGGGATGGGAACCCCCCGCCGCTCCCCGCCACCCCGCAGACACAGAGATGCTCACAGGTAGGCTACAGCGCAACGCCGATTTCTCAGCAAAGAACAGTGTCGAAACTTGATGGTTGGTATCAGGTCACCtcgtccacttgactttgcttcATTCCTGGCAAAACATTTCAGGAAAGGAATGTCTATTGAGTACAGGTTAAATTTTCAAAGTCAGCTAACAACTGACTCCATACTTGTTTTTAGCCATTTATGTTAGTAGTTAACCTACCTAAATAGTACCTGCCTCCACATCGGAGCTTTTGctaatagaataaaatagaaaagagccagggaattccctggtggtccagtggttaagacactgcactTTCATTgccgagggcacaggttcaatctctggtcagggaactaagatcctgcaagctgtgtggacaaacttaaattctttcaaaaaaaaatttaaaaacacctaACTAATTTGCCTAGGATCACACTCCCATTGCTTTGTTTAGCCATGTGGCACACTGCGTTTTGCACACTGGTCAATATCCATTGTCTCCAAATGACAACCTTTTGCCTCACTAAAAAGAATCCCTTTTTCATGCTGGGACAAGAGATCAAATATCATGGGGCATAAGATTATGGCCTCACCTCATGTTCTCATCCTACGGAGTCCTCTTTCTATGGCATCAATACTTCCAAATCCTCATTCTCATAAAGTGAGCTAAGGACTCTAAAGTCAAATGCTCCTCCAACTCATCCAAGAAATAGTTCTTGATCTTCAACTATATGTTTGCACTTTAGGGTCCTTCACACAAAGAGGGAGAAAATTTTGGTTTTACCCTGTAAAATATATGTCTCCTTAGATATTAGACAAGTATCACCGTTTCCAATCACATGTACAATTGTTTACTGGGTATggtgtttcagttttgtaaaatgaagagttctggagaaggtggtggtggtgatggcgaTAAGACATTATGAATGGTTTGCATACACTCAacagtatgtgtgctcagtcactcagtagtgtccgtctttctgacgccatggactgtagcctgccaggctcctctgtccatggaattttccaggcaagaaaaccggggcgggttgccatttccttctctaggacatcttcccgatccagggattaacgcacatctcctgcactggcaggcagattctttaccactgagctatcactGGTGTGTATCTTaaccacaattgaaaaaaaaaagaggaaaacaaaacaaaaccatatgTATAGAACTAATCAGTATCTACTATGGAGTTTTAAAAGGcaacagagaaatacaaaatgtGTGTGCCTGCTATAGGCcctaaaaataaaggcaaaatataTTTCCCATGTCTTCTAGATCTGTACCATGTACGTAGATGTACCACGTCTTCTAGATCTCTTCCAGACACTTCTGCCACTCTACAAATATTAGATTTACTCTCCACATTGTTTACAATGTGCTCTTGATTATAATAAACAGcacaaaaaagacacacacaacTTAACATCAAAGTACTTGATTAAATACCCGAGAACTTCCTTAAAAAATTCACATTTCCATGTGAGCAATTAAATAGGAATAGATTTCTTCTAACAAAGAATTTTAACCAGAAACTGGTAATAGTGACTGTCCTGCCCAGAACCAAACTAGGAGGATAGGGCACAGAATTTTGGATCCTGAATTTCCCAATGGTATGAATACAGGAAAATCATTCCTTTACTGGACCAAGGCCTGTTCAGTTACCTCCTAAATAGGTCTGTaaactgttttcttttcccctaGTCTGGCTCACCCTTCCTGTCACCTGCATGACCACCATATTCCCTCTCAGTCCCACCATCCACTATCCACATGGCAGCCATGAGAACACAAACATGCCACCACCTCCCCCACATGCTTAAAAATCTCATCTGGTTGTTGCCCTTTGCCTGCTCACTAAGtttcagccacactggcctttggTAATGATCAGGTCCCTGAGCATCCGGCCCTCTTtcatgcctcagggcctttgcacatgctgtttccaCCAATTAGAAATGCTCTGTGCCCACAATTACTTCCTCGCTAAAACCTACTTCTTCAGGCTCCAGCTGAAGTGTCTCTTCCTCAGAGACAATTTCCAGGATTTCTCAATCTACTCATATTTTCAGTGTATTACTCTCTCTCCGAGTGCTGTGTTTCCCTTCACAGTAGGTAGTCCGACCTGGTTTACCTGCATTGAACATCTGTCTTCTGCCTGACACTGAGGGCCACGGGGGCAAACCTCTTGATTCTGCTGTTTACAATTGAGACACCAGAGCCCTTTTTCAGCTCGTGTCTAGTGCATATCTGTtgcatgaacaaatgaatgagttgGGAACCTGAGTTCAGGACTTTCCATTTCCCTTACATTTACTGCAGACCTCTTGCACAGCAGTTCCTTGTTCATTGGTATCTATCCTCAAACACAGTCACTGCAAAGTGTTCTGTGTGCTCCACAAACCCTAACAACACGCTACTGATTTCTATGTCCAACTAACTGATGAAAACACTACCTAACGAGGCCAAGGATGAAATCTCATATGGAGACAGACTTCTCTCCTGGTTGAGCTCTCAATAACTCATTTTCCCTCCAGCAGTCAGTACTCTTCCGTCTTATTCTTCACCCAGTCACAGGATCCTCTGAAGTCTGTTGTTCACCCCAGATCCTCCACTGTGCCAACTACCATGCTTGGCTCTAAATACTCTGCAACTCCAGAACCCTCTAACTCACCAAGCTGTATCGTTCTGCAGCACAAGTTCACAGTGAACTTCACTTAAACTTTTGGAAGTCACTGCTACTCCTGCTCAATTTGCAAACTGCCTGTTCTCCCTTTAAACCACTAAGGCCTCACCTGATGGAAACAATACACTTCACTCGTTATGTCTGTTACTTGTTCCTGTCTCACCTCTTTCGGATCCACCCTAAATCCTTTCAAGTCATACCAGTCAAACAGTAAGTATTTATCGAACACTTACCGTGTGCCAAGCGCTACTCGGTCCCTATAGACATAACAATCATGAACACAAATCCTTCTACTTCTGTAATAGCCAGGGCATGATCAAGGTCACAGAGAATTAAGAAAACCAAATCATATCTAAAAACTAATATTAAGATGATCTGACTTCAACATTGTACttcttaaattgttttaaaatatcaagcTTACCAACTTACACATCAGATTGGTTTTGCTCATATAAAGCTTTCATCTCCTCCAGAACTTGCCTCAGTCCATCTTCCTGGAACACATAAAATTACACTCATTAATTCCCCCACCAAGTTTGTAGCAATACTCTATGCTTATGTACCTTATGAAAAACCAATAGTCCTTCCACACCTACTATGACGGctataataacaagtgttggagaggatggggagaaactggaacccttgtacAATGcaggtaggaatgcaaaatggtacaggcCTATAGAAGACAGCCGTGTGGGTCCACAAAAAGTTAAATTTAGAAttaccatattatccagcaattccTCTTCTAGGAATACACTCAAGAAAACTGCAAACCTAAGTTCATACAAAAACTTATGCACAAATATGCAGAGTAGGATTActcataacagccaaaaagtggaaacaatccaaatgtccaactGATGAACAGATAAGCCAAAATGGTATGTCcatttaatggaatattactcagtcaaaaAAAGAAGTGCTGATACACACAACAACATGAACTCTGAAAACactgcttagtgaaataagccagacagaaaaggacaaatattgtatgattccacttatctgaaatgtctagaataggcaCTCACAGAAACAAAGTAGATTAGAGGTTACCAGGCTGAGGGGAAAGAGGAGTGGGGAGTTACTGCTTAAAGGCTATAGAGTTTACTTGGGGTTATGAAAAAGCTTTGGAAATAggggtgatggttgcacaacaatgggaatataattaatgccactgaagtGTACACACAAAAGTGGTTAGAAATGGCAAAGTTTAAGTTATGTATcgtttaccacaattaaaaaaaaaaggaatgaattgcCAACAAAATACACAATTAACATACTAATTAAGGATAATCTTAAATACATTGTGTtgagaagtcagacagaaaggagTACATACTGTATGCTTCTAACTGGCCCCATACAGAAAAGTTTGCAATTCCTGGcatgctgactccaaaaatacaataaaaaagacaaatataatctGTAGGGGAAAGAAAATCCTTGGTTGCCTAGGGCTGCAGATGGGAGGTAGCCAGTGccacaaaagagaaaagggaatccttgggATAGCAGATATCTTGGTTAGGGTGCTGGTTACAAGGattgtatacatttgtcaaaactcaaagGTCTATTAAAATGTGTACTGtgttgtatataaattatacctcaataaaactaatGAGAAAAAACCAATAGTCTACAGAAGTAATAACACATGACAGAAGCATATAAATAACTTACTATTTATTGGAAAAGGATTTTAAAAGgttacaactgaaaaaaaaaaaaaaaaaaaacacctatacACTGCCAGGATAGAAAACAGAAAGGTCAGAAGAGTCACGTGGTCGCTGGGCCGGGGAAATGGCGGCTCCAGGAGAGAGCGGGGCTTCGGGTGGAGGAGGCAGCACAGAGGAAGCATTTATGACCTTCTACAGTGAGGTGAAACAAATAGAGAAGAGAGATTCAGTTCTAACGTCCAAAAATCAGATTGAAAGATTGACTCGTCCTGGTTCCTCCTACTTCAATTTGAACCCGTTTGAGGTTCTTCAGATAGATCCTGAagtgacagatgaagaaataaaaaagaggttTCGGCAGTTATCCATACTGGTGCATCCTGACAaaaatcaagatgatgctgacaGAGCACAAAAGGCTTTTGAAGCTGTGGACAAAGCTTACAAGTTGCTACTGGATCAGGAACAAAAGAAGAGGGCCCTGGATGTAATTCAGGCAGGAAAAGAATACGTGGAGCACACCGTGAAAGAGCGAAAAAAGCaattaaagaaggaaggaaagcctACAAATGTGGAGGAGGATGACCCTGAGCTGTTCAAACAAGCAGTATACAAACCGACAATGAAACTCTTTGCTGAGTtggaaattaaaaggaaagagagagaagccaaAAAGATGCATGAAAGGAAGCGACAACGGGAGGAAGAGATTGAAGCTCAAGAAAAAGCCAAACGAGAAAGGGAGTGGCAGAAAAATTTTGAGGAAAGTCGAGATGGTCGCGTGGACAGCTGGCGAAACTTCCAAGCCAATAcgaaaggaaagaagaagaaaaaccgGACCTTCCTGAGACCACCAAAAGTAAAAATGGAGCAGCGTGAGTGACCGCCAAGGGTCACGGCCCAGAACCTTCCCCGACTGTCTCCCTCCTGCTTTGAAGGACTCATTCTTTCCTCCCATTTTCACCCCAATATAGAGTAGTATTTGCTTTTtagtctattttgttttcaatacaATTTAATACCGATCAGAGTAATTCTTTTGTACATTGAAATGAGGGGCTCGGTTTAAAAAGAAACACCCCCCCCCACGCCCTCACCCCCCAGACCAACTGGGACTGGAAGGTGCTGCCTTCTCTTCCCACAGCCTGTAACTTCATGTTTTGTACTTCACCGAAGTGTGATGGTTAGAAACGTCATGTGTAGTTTGTGGAAATCATCCAGTTAAACACACTGCTGACTCTGGTGTTGCCGTGACTTCAGAGACAAGCCTGGGCCACCTTAGGAAGCCCCTTCGCTTCGGTTGCTTGCTTCTGGGTGTGGCATCCTTCGAAGCCCCAGATCAGATGGGAAGGCCGCCAACACCCAGAGCGGTCACTGGACGCCCCAACGTCCCTGGAGTTAGGCATGTGCTTTCCCATCTGACTGGCCAACCTGCGTGGCATGAGGCTCCAAGCTACCCAACCCGTTCACTTTCCAAAGAGCTAGCCGTGCTCCATCCCGTACTGTGGTGTCCTTGCCTGTCTGCAGTTGTTAGTGGTAATATTCTGTATGTGTAATAAATTTTtataccctaaaaaaaaaaaaaaaaaaaaaaaggaaaacagaaaggtCAAAGGAGTTTTTCTGCTATCTACTTGGGCAAATTTCTAAAAAACTTCCCTTGGAGGGATAAaaacattatatttataaaattcataaatGTTATACAATGTCTGTCAAAAAGCAACCCctacacctgaaacactgtaaataaactatatttcaattaaaattttaaaaaaagaacccaaTAATGCTATAACAATgatgccccccccaaaaaaaaaccccacaaaacctCAAAGCAAAACAATGATAAGCAACCCATCTACTTTTAGAGCTACAATATATGCATTAGCAAAAATGTTTTAGCACTACTGGTATAATTACAAAATTACACTACTTAATCCTGCTTGAATATAAGAAATCATttctaatgaaaaatgaaagcatgacttctactttctttttcatCAACTGGTTAAAAAGATATGGAAAAGTCTGATTTACTAGAATTCAGTTAAATATTCCTTTTATCACAAATACAAAGGAACAGTTGAAACTCTTGCACTATTAGGAGATCAGTAGGTATACAAAAGACAAGGACAAAATAAACTTGTAAAGATACAACCAAATTttcagtatatgtgctgctgaagtgagcacAAGATACAACCAAATTTtcagatttaaatttttatttattgttttaagactcagatttttaaaatttacactgGGAATTGCATCATTTTGTGCTCCCACCTCCAGCTGTAAGCCCCTGGGAACTCAAGATAATTTTCCTAAAGACTCAAATGATTATCAGTTCTGCATATCCAAAGTGCATCATTCCAATTTGCCAAACACAGCACCTAACCATGAGGGATTCTGGAATGAACAAGGCAGAGTCCCTGCTCTAAACCAGCTACCATCCGCTGGGGAGGAATGATTCTTGAAAGCATGTGTGGGTCAAGGGTGTGAGGGGTCTATCAGATCAAGATCAATTCTTAGTCTAACCCAGCTCAGCTGTCCCAGGGGCCAGCCCCTAAAGGTAGGCACTACTGCAGGAAAAGGTGCACCTACACCCTCTAAGACCCAGAAAAGCCAGGATTTTACACTTCTAAGAAACCAACATTTAAAATCCAAGCGAAAAAGACAGCTGGACTAAAAGTCTGAAAAGCCAGCCCCTTGGGCAGTGTCTGCTTGCGCCTTTGGGCTCATTTCTTCCCATGTAATGTAGTCTTCCCACTCTAGTGGGGCCATATTGGAAAGCCTCCATCCCTCTCTAacatctggcttaaaactcagcattcaaaaaactaagatcatggtatccggtcccatcactttatagcaaacagatggggaaaaaatggaatcaggggcagaatttattttcttgggctcctaaatcactgcaggtggtgactgcagtcatgaaattaaaagacccttactccttggaagaaaagctatcacaagcCTAGAgagcatttaaaaagcagagataccactttgcagacaaagggcCCTAttgtcaaagctacggtttttccagtagtcatgtacggatatgacagctggatcataaagaaggctgagcaccgaagaactgatgcttttgaactttggtgttagagaagactcttgatagtcccttggacagcaaggaaatcaaaccagtcaatcctaaaggaaatcaaccttgaatattccttggaaggaataatgctgatgctgaagctccaatactttggccacctgatgtaaagagctgattcactggaaaagaccctcatgctgggaaaaactgagggtaggacgaaggagaagggggctacagagggtgaaacggttggatgacatcactgacccaatggacataaatttgggcaaagtcagggagacagtgaaggacagggaagcctggcctgctgctgtccgtggggtcacaaatacTGGGGCATGACTTatggactgaacaacagcaacaacaactccTCTGAGTTCTGTGTCTCCAGTGAACCTCCGCTGTGGTCTCCTAACTTTTTAGATAAGGTAACTGCCTGAAGTTGCAAGAATAACAGACTGGAATCGAAGAAAACTGTTCAAGTTGAGGCTCCGCTTCCAACACGCTGCAAGTTCAGACGAGCCCTTTAACTTGATCCTTAATTCCAGgcgctcagtttccccatctgttaaatAACCCAAGTGTCAGCCTAACTGCTCttgaatgctcaaaattcaccttACCCAGACGCTCTTCCGGCTGACCGCCAGATGTTTACTCTGCTACCTGAGTGAAGTCTCCCAGAGACGCCGGTCTCTCCACGCCCCGGCGACTCCTCTCACCTCCACCCCTGTCCTCCTACCTACCAGTCCTGTCGTCTTAGGACACGGTGTTCAGGGCCCCCCGACCGGGCTGTGGACCACATCCATCGCTTCTGTGGTCTATTTATAACCCACTCAGAACCAGTCTTCCTTCTATCCGGTCCATTCCCCAAAGTGCTGCGACAGCTATCAAAACACAGAGTGATCCCGTCGCTCCTCTGAAATGCCTTGTAGTGACGAGCAAACCTCCGGGCCCCGGAGCCCGCCCTTCCCCGGCGGGGAGGGGTGTTTGCACGGCCGGCTCTCCGGTTGGGCTACACTCACCGCAGCCCTCAGGGCACGGCCCTAACGCCGGGCTACCCCGGTTCACACCTCCCCGGTATAACTCACACCTGAGCTCTAGCACCCCGTCTCCCGGTCTCTCTGCGCCTCACCGGGGCCAGACGCCCACCGCCCAGCCTGCGCCGCACAGCAGCTACGAGCACGCcgggcggcggcggtggcggccgCGAGAGGCGGCGGGGAGCGAGGAGAGTGGCGGCAATCCCCGCTCTCGCGGGAAGCCACCAAAACCGACCTGCCCACGACCTTCCCATATCCACGGAGGAGAACCATAGGCACACCCCCTATCCCGCTCTGGGTTGTGTAGCCCCAGAGAAGCGCCCTGGGGAGGACCCCGCCCTCACGTTGAAAGCAGGCAGCCTTCCGTCGGCCGCGCGGTGCAGCTCCCGGACCAGCTCCATGGCCTTCTCGCAGAACATGGCCCAGGCACCGGGCCCTTTGGACCACCGGCTCTCACCCAAACGGCCGCCTCACTCACTGTTCCCTACGGCTTTTGCTCCTATTGTTCCCCAGAGCGCAGTGCCGACCCGCCTCCGCCCCGTTTTGGCGCCAAAACGGCGACCAATAGGAGCGCACTGCTGGCCTCCGGGCTACGGTGGCCGCCAGGGGACCTT from the Dama dama isolate Ldn47 chromosome 23, ASM3311817v1, whole genome shotgun sequence genome contains:
- the LOC133044388 gene encoding dnaJ homolog subfamily C member 8-like: MAAPGESGASGGGGSTEEAFMTFYSEVKQIEKRDSVLTSKNQIERLTRPGSSYFNLNPFEVLQIDPEVTDEEIKKRFRQLSILVHPDKNQDDADRAQKAFEAVDKAYKLLLDQEQKKRALDVIQAGKEYVEHTVKERKKQLKKEGKPTNVEEDDPELFKQAVYKPTMKLFAELEIKRKEREAKKMHERKRQREEEIEAQEKAKREREWQKNFEESRDGRVDSWRNFQANTKGKKKKNRTFLRPPKVKMEQRE